The Pogona vitticeps strain Pit_001003342236 chromosome 6, PviZW2.1, whole genome shotgun sequence genome contains a region encoding:
- the NR1D2 gene encoding nuclear receptor subfamily 1 group D member 2 isoform X3, protein MELSAGGVIAYISSSSSASSPASCHSDGSDNSFQSSSSPVPPSPNSSSSEGSCNSKSQENSDGVLKSGQSDDCVKANHSSVTGLTKGHSGLTKFNGMVLLCKVCGDVASGFHYGVHACEGCKGFFRRSIQQNIQYKKCLKNNNCSIMRMNRNRCQQCRFKKCLSVGMSRDAVRFGRIPKREKQRMLIEMQSAMKTMMNTQFNDHSPSEALKDKQEPLLLLPQEELNKLEQEQENTNGSSSLSLLPPPPPPPPPPSSSDIAKEEVIGMVTRAHKDTFMYNQEEPKNPSTVVQPQNGERILNYTKQYNSRGEPDNVDMSSTHHDGNEQHFNGQYKGRIQSTHYPNGHNLCFTSSSSMNFTNGFAFKGCNRMPENGFPPNESLNTYSCSTGGRMHLVCPMNNTPFVDPNKSGHEVWEEFSMSFTPAVKEVVEFAKRVPGFRDLSQHDQVNLLKAGAFEVLMVRFASLFDAKDRTVTFLSGKKYSLNDLRSMGAGDLLNSMFEFSEKLNALNLSDEEMSLFTAVVLVSAERSGIENVNSVEALQETLIRALRTLITKNHPNEASTFTKLLLKLPDLRSLNNMHSEELLAFKVHP, encoded by the exons ATGGAACTCAGCGCAG GTGGTGTGATTGCTTACATCAGCTCTTCAAGTTCAGCATCTAGCCCTGCTTCATGCCACAGTGATGGCTCAGACAACAGCTTCCAGTCCTCCTCATCACCTGTTCCACCATCACCAAATAGTTCCTCTTCAGAGGGCAGCTGTAACAGTAAGAGCCAAGAAAACTCTGATGGAGTGCTGAAGAGTGGCCAGTCAGATGATTGTGTTAAAGCAAACCACTCAAGTGTAACTGGATTGACCAAAGGTCACAGTGGACTTACTA AATTTAATGGCATGGTCCTGCTGTGTAAAGTTTGTGGAGATGTTGCTTCAGGATTCCACTATGGAGTCCACGCCTGTGAAGGCTGCAAG GGTTTTTTCAGAAGAAGCATTCAGCAAAATATCCAATACAAAAAGTGCCTGAAGAATAACAATTGTTCTATAATGAGAATGAACAGAAACAGGTGCCAGCAGTGCCGATTCAAAAAATGTTTGTCTGTTGGGATGTCAAGAGATG CTGTTCGATTTGGCCGGATTCCTAAACGGGAGAAGCAGAGGATGCTGATTGAAATGCAAAGTGCCATGAAAACTATGATGAATACTCAATTCAATGACCACTCGCCCAGTGAAGCattaaaagataaacaagaaCCACTGCTTCTACTGCCTCAAGAAGAGctgaacaaattggaacaagagcaagaaaataccaatggctcctcttccctctcccttcttcctcctcctcctccaccaccacctcctccatcaTCCTCTGACATTGCTAAGGAAGAAGTGATTGGTATGGTGACCAGAGCCCACAAAGATACCTTTATGTACAACCAGGAAGAACCAAAAAATCCTTCCACTGTTGTGCAGCCCCAAAATGGGGAGAGAATTCTCAACTACACCAAGCAATATAATTCTCGTGGTGAGCCTGATAATGTTGACATGAGCAGCACCCATCATGATGGGAATGAGCAACATTTCAATGGTCAATATAAAGGGCGAATACAAAGTACACATTATCCAAATGGGCATAACCTTTGCTTCACAAGCAGCAGTTCTATGAACTTTACTAATGGCTTCGCCTTTAAAGGTTGCAACAGGATGCCCGAAAATGGCTTTCCTCCAAATGAATCTTTGAATACCTATTCCTGCAGCACTGGAGGCAGAATGCATCTG GTTTGTCCAATGAACAACACACCGTTTGTGGATCCAAATAAATCTGGTCATGAAGTCTGGGAAGAATTTTCCATGAGCTTCACCCCTGCCGTGAAGGAAGTGGTAGAGTTTGCCAAGCGTGTTCCTGGCTTCCGAGACCTTTCTCAGCATGACCAAGTCAATCTTCTAAAGGCTGGGGCCTTTGAG GTTTTAATGGTACGGTTTGCTTCTTTATTTGATGCAAAAGATCGTACTGTCACCTTTCTTAGTGGAAAGAAGTACAGTCTCAATGATCTACGTTCAATGGGAGCTGGTGATCTGCTTAATTCCATGTTTGAGTTTAGTGAGAAGCTAAATGCCCTGAACCTTAGTGATGAAGAAATGAGCTTGTTTACTGCAGTGGTGCTTGTGTCAGCTG AACGATCAGGAATAGAAAATGTCAACTCTGTGGAGGCACTGCAAGAAACGTTAATTCGTGCACTCAGGACCTTAATcacaaaaaatcatccaaatgaAGCCTCTACTTttacaaaattacttttaaaactgcCTGACTTGCGTTCGTTAAATAACATGCACTCTGAGGAACTTTTAGCCTTTAAAGTACACCCATAG
- the NR1D2 gene encoding nuclear receptor subfamily 1 group D member 2 isoform X1: MAAAGLADQEGGVCLEENCVPSRFGGRTLCPRVTWRLWPALRAESSECGVIAYISSSSSASSPASCHSDGSDNSFQSSSSPVPPSPNSSSSEGSCNSKSQENSDGVLKSGQSDDCVKANHSSVTGLTKGHSGLTKFNGMVLLCKVCGDVASGFHYGVHACEGCKGFFRRSIQQNIQYKKCLKNNNCSIMRMNRNRCQQCRFKKCLSVGMSRDAVRFGRIPKREKQRMLIEMQSAMKTMMNTQFNDHSPSEALKDKQEPLLLLPQEELNKLEQEQENTNGSSSLSLLPPPPPPPPPPSSSDIAKEEVIGMVTRAHKDTFMYNQEEPKNPSTVVQPQNGERILNYTKQYNSRGEPDNVDMSSTHHDGNEQHFNGQYKGRIQSTHYPNGHNLCFTSSSSMNFTNGFAFKGCNRMPENGFPPNESLNTYSCSTGGRMHLVCPMNNTPFVDPNKSGHEVWEEFSMSFTPAVKEVVEFAKRVPGFRDLSQHDQVNLLKAGAFEVLMVRFASLFDAKDRTVTFLSGKKYSLNDLRSMGAGDLLNSMFEFSEKLNALNLSDEEMSLFTAVVLVSAERSGIENVNSVEALQETLIRALRTLITKNHPNEASTFTKLLLKLPDLRSLNNMHSEELLAFKVHP, from the exons ATGGCAGCGGCTGGCCTCGCGGACCAGGAAGGGGGTGTGTGCTTGGAAGAAAACTGCGTGCCTTCGAGGTTCGGAGGCAGAACGTTGTGTCCCCGCGTGACCTGGCGGCTCTGGCCAGCGTTAAGAGCGGAATCTTCCGAAT GTGGTGTGATTGCTTACATCAGCTCTTCAAGTTCAGCATCTAGCCCTGCTTCATGCCACAGTGATGGCTCAGACAACAGCTTCCAGTCCTCCTCATCACCTGTTCCACCATCACCAAATAGTTCCTCTTCAGAGGGCAGCTGTAACAGTAAGAGCCAAGAAAACTCTGATGGAGTGCTGAAGAGTGGCCAGTCAGATGATTGTGTTAAAGCAAACCACTCAAGTGTAACTGGATTGACCAAAGGTCACAGTGGACTTACTA AATTTAATGGCATGGTCCTGCTGTGTAAAGTTTGTGGAGATGTTGCTTCAGGATTCCACTATGGAGTCCACGCCTGTGAAGGCTGCAAG GGTTTTTTCAGAAGAAGCATTCAGCAAAATATCCAATACAAAAAGTGCCTGAAGAATAACAATTGTTCTATAATGAGAATGAACAGAAACAGGTGCCAGCAGTGCCGATTCAAAAAATGTTTGTCTGTTGGGATGTCAAGAGATG CTGTTCGATTTGGCCGGATTCCTAAACGGGAGAAGCAGAGGATGCTGATTGAAATGCAAAGTGCCATGAAAACTATGATGAATACTCAATTCAATGACCACTCGCCCAGTGAAGCattaaaagataaacaagaaCCACTGCTTCTACTGCCTCAAGAAGAGctgaacaaattggaacaagagcaagaaaataccaatggctcctcttccctctcccttcttcctcctcctcctccaccaccacctcctccatcaTCCTCTGACATTGCTAAGGAAGAAGTGATTGGTATGGTGACCAGAGCCCACAAAGATACCTTTATGTACAACCAGGAAGAACCAAAAAATCCTTCCACTGTTGTGCAGCCCCAAAATGGGGAGAGAATTCTCAACTACACCAAGCAATATAATTCTCGTGGTGAGCCTGATAATGTTGACATGAGCAGCACCCATCATGATGGGAATGAGCAACATTTCAATGGTCAATATAAAGGGCGAATACAAAGTACACATTATCCAAATGGGCATAACCTTTGCTTCACAAGCAGCAGTTCTATGAACTTTACTAATGGCTTCGCCTTTAAAGGTTGCAACAGGATGCCCGAAAATGGCTTTCCTCCAAATGAATCTTTGAATACCTATTCCTGCAGCACTGGAGGCAGAATGCATCTG GTTTGTCCAATGAACAACACACCGTTTGTGGATCCAAATAAATCTGGTCATGAAGTCTGGGAAGAATTTTCCATGAGCTTCACCCCTGCCGTGAAGGAAGTGGTAGAGTTTGCCAAGCGTGTTCCTGGCTTCCGAGACCTTTCTCAGCATGACCAAGTCAATCTTCTAAAGGCTGGGGCCTTTGAG GTTTTAATGGTACGGTTTGCTTCTTTATTTGATGCAAAAGATCGTACTGTCACCTTTCTTAGTGGAAAGAAGTACAGTCTCAATGATCTACGTTCAATGGGAGCTGGTGATCTGCTTAATTCCATGTTTGAGTTTAGTGAGAAGCTAAATGCCCTGAACCTTAGTGATGAAGAAATGAGCTTGTTTACTGCAGTGGTGCTTGTGTCAGCTG AACGATCAGGAATAGAAAATGTCAACTCTGTGGAGGCACTGCAAGAAACGTTAATTCGTGCACTCAGGACCTTAATcacaaaaaatcatccaaatgaAGCCTCTACTTttacaaaattacttttaaaactgcCTGACTTGCGTTCGTTAAATAACATGCACTCTGAGGAACTTTTAGCCTTTAAAGTACACCCATAG
- the NR1D2 gene encoding nuclear receptor subfamily 1 group D member 2 isoform X2, with amino-acid sequence MAAAGLADQEGGGVIAYISSSSSASSPASCHSDGSDNSFQSSSSPVPPSPNSSSSEGSCNSKSQENSDGVLKSGQSDDCVKANHSSVTGLTKGHSGLTKFNGMVLLCKVCGDVASGFHYGVHACEGCKGFFRRSIQQNIQYKKCLKNNNCSIMRMNRNRCQQCRFKKCLSVGMSRDAVRFGRIPKREKQRMLIEMQSAMKTMMNTQFNDHSPSEALKDKQEPLLLLPQEELNKLEQEQENTNGSSSLSLLPPPPPPPPPPSSSDIAKEEVIGMVTRAHKDTFMYNQEEPKNPSTVVQPQNGERILNYTKQYNSRGEPDNVDMSSTHHDGNEQHFNGQYKGRIQSTHYPNGHNLCFTSSSSMNFTNGFAFKGCNRMPENGFPPNESLNTYSCSTGGRMHLVCPMNNTPFVDPNKSGHEVWEEFSMSFTPAVKEVVEFAKRVPGFRDLSQHDQVNLLKAGAFEVLMVRFASLFDAKDRTVTFLSGKKYSLNDLRSMGAGDLLNSMFEFSEKLNALNLSDEEMSLFTAVVLVSAERSGIENVNSVEALQETLIRALRTLITKNHPNEASTFTKLLLKLPDLRSLNNMHSEELLAFKVHP; translated from the exons ATGGCAGCGGCTGGCCTCGCGGACCAGGAAGGGG GTGGTGTGATTGCTTACATCAGCTCTTCAAGTTCAGCATCTAGCCCTGCTTCATGCCACAGTGATGGCTCAGACAACAGCTTCCAGTCCTCCTCATCACCTGTTCCACCATCACCAAATAGTTCCTCTTCAGAGGGCAGCTGTAACAGTAAGAGCCAAGAAAACTCTGATGGAGTGCTGAAGAGTGGCCAGTCAGATGATTGTGTTAAAGCAAACCACTCAAGTGTAACTGGATTGACCAAAGGTCACAGTGGACTTACTA AATTTAATGGCATGGTCCTGCTGTGTAAAGTTTGTGGAGATGTTGCTTCAGGATTCCACTATGGAGTCCACGCCTGTGAAGGCTGCAAG GGTTTTTTCAGAAGAAGCATTCAGCAAAATATCCAATACAAAAAGTGCCTGAAGAATAACAATTGTTCTATAATGAGAATGAACAGAAACAGGTGCCAGCAGTGCCGATTCAAAAAATGTTTGTCTGTTGGGATGTCAAGAGATG CTGTTCGATTTGGCCGGATTCCTAAACGGGAGAAGCAGAGGATGCTGATTGAAATGCAAAGTGCCATGAAAACTATGATGAATACTCAATTCAATGACCACTCGCCCAGTGAAGCattaaaagataaacaagaaCCACTGCTTCTACTGCCTCAAGAAGAGctgaacaaattggaacaagagcaagaaaataccaatggctcctcttccctctcccttcttcctcctcctcctccaccaccacctcctccatcaTCCTCTGACATTGCTAAGGAAGAAGTGATTGGTATGGTGACCAGAGCCCACAAAGATACCTTTATGTACAACCAGGAAGAACCAAAAAATCCTTCCACTGTTGTGCAGCCCCAAAATGGGGAGAGAATTCTCAACTACACCAAGCAATATAATTCTCGTGGTGAGCCTGATAATGTTGACATGAGCAGCACCCATCATGATGGGAATGAGCAACATTTCAATGGTCAATATAAAGGGCGAATACAAAGTACACATTATCCAAATGGGCATAACCTTTGCTTCACAAGCAGCAGTTCTATGAACTTTACTAATGGCTTCGCCTTTAAAGGTTGCAACAGGATGCCCGAAAATGGCTTTCCTCCAAATGAATCTTTGAATACCTATTCCTGCAGCACTGGAGGCAGAATGCATCTG GTTTGTCCAATGAACAACACACCGTTTGTGGATCCAAATAAATCTGGTCATGAAGTCTGGGAAGAATTTTCCATGAGCTTCACCCCTGCCGTGAAGGAAGTGGTAGAGTTTGCCAAGCGTGTTCCTGGCTTCCGAGACCTTTCTCAGCATGACCAAGTCAATCTTCTAAAGGCTGGGGCCTTTGAG GTTTTAATGGTACGGTTTGCTTCTTTATTTGATGCAAAAGATCGTACTGTCACCTTTCTTAGTGGAAAGAAGTACAGTCTCAATGATCTACGTTCAATGGGAGCTGGTGATCTGCTTAATTCCATGTTTGAGTTTAGTGAGAAGCTAAATGCCCTGAACCTTAGTGATGAAGAAATGAGCTTGTTTACTGCAGTGGTGCTTGTGTCAGCTG AACGATCAGGAATAGAAAATGTCAACTCTGTGGAGGCACTGCAAGAAACGTTAATTCGTGCACTCAGGACCTTAATcacaaaaaatcatccaaatgaAGCCTCTACTTttacaaaattacttttaaaactgcCTGACTTGCGTTCGTTAAATAACATGCACTCTGAGGAACTTTTAGCCTTTAAAGTACACCCATAG
- the NR1D2 gene encoding nuclear receptor subfamily 1 group D member 2 isoform X4, producing the protein MVLLCKVCGDVASGFHYGVHACEGCKGFFRRSIQQNIQYKKCLKNNNCSIMRMNRNRCQQCRFKKCLSVGMSRDAVRFGRIPKREKQRMLIEMQSAMKTMMNTQFNDHSPSEALKDKQEPLLLLPQEELNKLEQEQENTNGSSSLSLLPPPPPPPPPPSSSDIAKEEVIGMVTRAHKDTFMYNQEEPKNPSTVVQPQNGERILNYTKQYNSRGEPDNVDMSSTHHDGNEQHFNGQYKGRIQSTHYPNGHNLCFTSSSSMNFTNGFAFKGCNRMPENGFPPNESLNTYSCSTGGRMHLVCPMNNTPFVDPNKSGHEVWEEFSMSFTPAVKEVVEFAKRVPGFRDLSQHDQVNLLKAGAFEVLMVRFASLFDAKDRTVTFLSGKKYSLNDLRSMGAGDLLNSMFEFSEKLNALNLSDEEMSLFTAVVLVSAERSGIENVNSVEALQETLIRALRTLITKNHPNEASTFTKLLLKLPDLRSLNNMHSEELLAFKVHP; encoded by the exons ATGGTCCTGCTGTGTAAAGTTTGTGGAGATGTTGCTTCAGGATTCCACTATGGAGTCCACGCCTGTGAAGGCTGCAAG GGTTTTTTCAGAAGAAGCATTCAGCAAAATATCCAATACAAAAAGTGCCTGAAGAATAACAATTGTTCTATAATGAGAATGAACAGAAACAGGTGCCAGCAGTGCCGATTCAAAAAATGTTTGTCTGTTGGGATGTCAAGAGATG CTGTTCGATTTGGCCGGATTCCTAAACGGGAGAAGCAGAGGATGCTGATTGAAATGCAAAGTGCCATGAAAACTATGATGAATACTCAATTCAATGACCACTCGCCCAGTGAAGCattaaaagataaacaagaaCCACTGCTTCTACTGCCTCAAGAAGAGctgaacaaattggaacaagagcaagaaaataccaatggctcctcttccctctcccttcttcctcctcctcctccaccaccacctcctccatcaTCCTCTGACATTGCTAAGGAAGAAGTGATTGGTATGGTGACCAGAGCCCACAAAGATACCTTTATGTACAACCAGGAAGAACCAAAAAATCCTTCCACTGTTGTGCAGCCCCAAAATGGGGAGAGAATTCTCAACTACACCAAGCAATATAATTCTCGTGGTGAGCCTGATAATGTTGACATGAGCAGCACCCATCATGATGGGAATGAGCAACATTTCAATGGTCAATATAAAGGGCGAATACAAAGTACACATTATCCAAATGGGCATAACCTTTGCTTCACAAGCAGCAGTTCTATGAACTTTACTAATGGCTTCGCCTTTAAAGGTTGCAACAGGATGCCCGAAAATGGCTTTCCTCCAAATGAATCTTTGAATACCTATTCCTGCAGCACTGGAGGCAGAATGCATCTG GTTTGTCCAATGAACAACACACCGTTTGTGGATCCAAATAAATCTGGTCATGAAGTCTGGGAAGAATTTTCCATGAGCTTCACCCCTGCCGTGAAGGAAGTGGTAGAGTTTGCCAAGCGTGTTCCTGGCTTCCGAGACCTTTCTCAGCATGACCAAGTCAATCTTCTAAAGGCTGGGGCCTTTGAG GTTTTAATGGTACGGTTTGCTTCTTTATTTGATGCAAAAGATCGTACTGTCACCTTTCTTAGTGGAAAGAAGTACAGTCTCAATGATCTACGTTCAATGGGAGCTGGTGATCTGCTTAATTCCATGTTTGAGTTTAGTGAGAAGCTAAATGCCCTGAACCTTAGTGATGAAGAAATGAGCTTGTTTACTGCAGTGGTGCTTGTGTCAGCTG AACGATCAGGAATAGAAAATGTCAACTCTGTGGAGGCACTGCAAGAAACGTTAATTCGTGCACTCAGGACCTTAATcacaaaaaatcatccaaatgaAGCCTCTACTTttacaaaattacttttaaaactgcCTGACTTGCGTTCGTTAAATAACATGCACTCTGAGGAACTTTTAGCCTTTAAAGTACACCCATAG